A window of Calliopsis andreniformis isolate RMS-2024a chromosome 3, iyCalAndr_principal, whole genome shotgun sequence contains these coding sequences:
- the LOC143176987 gene encoding TBC1 domain family member 19: MAEKTEDSADTSFKKSVERLTEEIQSMANYKSLYTEIQKLVASTAVKREDFKNTLIDALKNNGLETEIRNTVFHWARSQGSLTATSEKSAEDVDLSYLKKAQIQWERRIQKSLNSTCNELNVPLARIRPSVDREELAEKWNELSTYDIDLSQYRPLYAPKDFLEVLFSIRNPSFKKHPDELNWEFSHIQIRVKTLAQLRRVYKELANGMPLLGVNPDMMHLGEKVLRSNHAPIAQEFLKRGAPRSLRGRLWSLVLGSAVKENDIEYYEELKNMVLQYDIVIDKLIIKDVQLTARNDDQYFVFEDVLYKTMLCFSRDSEVLAPVTTDRSAGGQVIHAVLQGKPATLENTLVFPPSGVIPFHGFTMYATPFCYLYDDSCAIYYTFRAFYLRYWFRLHTVSSHEQGIVALCLLFERLLQCHEPLLWMHFRNIHIQPIKVVFKWIMRGFSGHLPPEQLLYLWDLILGYDSLEIIPLLAVTILSFRKENLMQVNNLQNVEAVLADLSSLKVIPLLQLALLRE, translated from the exons ATGGCAGAGAAAACGGAGGACTCGGCCGACACGTCATTCAAAAAATCTGTGGAAAGATTAACGGAAGAAATTCAAAGCATGGCCAATTACAAAAGTCTTTACACTGAAATCCAG AAACTTGTTGCTTCGACCGCAGTAAAAAGAGAGGATTTTAAAAATACATTGATAGACGCGCTAAAAAACAACGGCTTGGAAACGGAAATTAGAAATACAGTATTCCATTGGGCAAGATCGCAA ggTTCTTTAACCGCGACATCCGAAAAATCGGCAGAGGATGTAGATCTGAGTTATTTGAAAAAAGCTCAAATTCAGTGGGAACGTCGTATACAAAAGTCATTGAATTCCACGTGCAATGAATTAAATGTACCACTGGCTCGTATTCGACCGAGTGTTGATCGCGAAGAGCTAGCTGAAAAATGGAATGAATTGAGCACATACGATATTG ATTTATCACAATACAGACCATTATACGCGCCAAAGGATTTTCTGGAAGTCTTATTTTCTATACGGAATCCTTCATTTAAAAAACACCC AGACGAGTTAAATTGGGAATTCAGTCATATACAGATTCGTGTAAAAACACTCGCTCAATTG AGACGTGTTTATAAAGAATTAGCAAATGGAATGCCACTCTTGGGAGTTAATCCAGATAT GATGCACCTAGGTGAAAAAGTGTTAAGATCGAATCATGCTCCAATCGCGCAGGAGTTTTTGAAGCGTGGAGCACCTCGATCACTTCGCGGTCGCCTGTGGTCCCTAGTATTGGGATCTGCAGTCAAAGAAAAT GATATAGAATACTATGAAGAATTGAAAAATATGGTGTTACAGTATGATATCGTCATAGACAAATTAATAATAAAG GATGTACAATTAACAGCCAGGAATGACGATCAGTATTTCGTATTCGAGGATGTTTTATATAAAACTATGTTGTGCTTTTCACGCGATTCAGAAGTTTTAGCACCTGTAACAACTGATAGAAGCGCAGGAGGCCAAGTAATACACGCGGTTTTGCAAGGAAAACCAGCTACCTTAGAAAACACTTTAGTATTTCCACCAAGTGGTGTGATTCCATTTCATGGATTCACAATGTACG CCACTCCGTTTTGTTATTTGTACGATGACTCCTGCGCCATATATTATACCTTCAGAGCTTTTTATTTGCGGTATTGGTTCCGACTGCACACTGTAAGTAGTCACGAACAAGGAATCGTAGCGTTGTGCTTGCTTTTCGAAAGACTGCTTCAGTGTCATGAACCTCTCCTGTGGATGCACTTCAGAAATATTCATATACAACC AATAAAAGTAGTTTTCAAATGGATCATGAGAGGTTTCAGTGGTCATTTACCTCCAGAACAATTACTTTATCTATGGGACTTAATTTTGGGCTATGATTCCTTAGAAATCATTCCCCTACTCGCAGTCACTATCTTAAGTTTCAGGAAGGAAAATTTAATGCAAGTTAATAATCTACAAAATGTCGAG GCTGTTTTGGCAGATCTGTCTTCCCTAAAAGTGATTCCATTGTTACAATTAGCTTTATTGAGAGAATGA
- the LOC143177627 gene encoding uncharacterized protein LOC143177627 isoform X2 — protein MDISSMLEVQVNEVKEADSKENVTPKDLLPSTANIPSSISEEEFSYYKLLFGTDVSSVRFAKLHCTACDIHIGSAPGDANNMFEHPVLHTLLCAKCREFYGDGTFEQGDDATDMFCRWCANGGNLYCCSFCSNTFCSKCIKRNFDLVLRKKIEMDEKWKCFVCDPTDLYPARANCWALLEYVQRMNRLLQNTCKLSQQEIDEKINLDETKCCPRKSRRRKRRRLGSMSEDDEDATYRPHYVPVNPLKRKKRGRRPKYLILDGSTSNVSQSGVSEDSSIDQNELPPSLLSCEQTMVEVENTAINTDSVVTQSQTNSSPPKEPTVVQPNLYNTIVNVVASPNFLSPAPQVMPLRQVPGPLNQMNLYQAMHCGPAPMVTIPNQNAGVLNATHTKKFPSIELRPPPPPPPPLAASTPNVIEIESDSEEGVDVGPSRDSRSFKDHVDNNKAVPVALVSSKNNYSQKKQDTIERCNTKTLNQRLLSYSQEVDSILSCLKVKLQDVFDVWKQEELKKHELHEARNSIKQFHREMRDTVTLLACINDRVVREYNRWKRNQIKSGAVQGLDSDSTCSKVKNEDIPLDMVCVNESDSDVESDLENSVIIPSEFVGSTSIVEGIKNFRKRATVTRAVGNDEPISLVDKFVQIYDVELRDYDKCIRPTAMKVPDQQPERQSDSSTYSNEKKKQPNDYVKEFLNYLQNRVEPENIQKKESKDLPNPNETPLKDLIEANSPFISEMLETMDEPPGISNNINNSQISDNGGNNSNSPAVEEITNSVKSKSVDNFEQMVNNISNTIHSKKTKAQEKDFSTSDDIHVVKVLKNNEQDSSRTKRRSINSSKKRRDGCTIISN, from the exons ATGGATATCTCGAGCATGCTCGAAGTACAAGTGAACGAAGTGAAGGAGGCGGACAGTAAAGAGAACG TAACTCCCAAAGATTTGCTACCGAGCACGGCTAATATCCCGTCATCGATTTCTGAAGAAGAATTCAGTTATTATAAGCTTTTATTCGGCACTG ATGTCTCTTCAGTTCGATTTGCAAAATTGCATTGTACAGCATGTGATATTCATATTGGATCTGCTCCTGGAGATGCTAATAATAtgtttgaacaccctgtattacATACATTATTATGTGCTAAATGTCGTGAATTTTATGGAGATGGCACTTTTGAACAAG GAGATGATGCTACGGACATGTTCTGTAGATGGTGTGCAAATGGTGGCAATTTATATTGCTGTTCCTTTTGTAGTAACACTTTTTGTTCTAAATGTATTAAGAGAAATTTTGATTTAGTCCTAAGGAAGAAGATAGAAATGGATGAAAAATGGAAATGTTTTGTCTGCGATCCCACAGACTTGTACCCTGCAAGGGCTAATTGTTGGGCATTACTTGAATATGTTCAAAGAATGAACAG aCTTCTACAAAATACTTGCAAGCTGAGTCAGCAAGAGAtagatgaaaaaataaatttagaTGAAACAAAATGTTGTCCGCGTAAAAGTAGGAGACGAAAACGTCGGAGACTTGGATCCATGTCTGAGGATGATGAAGACGCGACTTATAGGCCTCATTATGTACCAGTGAATCCCTTAAAACGTAAAAAGAGAGGTCGTAGACCGAAATATCTTATTCTTGATGGCAGTACATCGAATGTGTCGCAGAGTGGAGTGTCAGAAGATAGTTCTATTGATCAGAATGAACTACCACCGTCCTTACTATCATGCGAACAGACGATGGTCGAAGTTGAAAACACCGCTATTAACACAGACTCCGTCGTTACTCAATCTCAGACAAACTCATCGCCTCCTAAGGAGCCTACAGTTGTCCAGCCAAACTTATACAATACAATTGTGAATGTCGTCGCGTCGCCAAACTTTTTGTCACCTGCGCCCCAAGTAATGCCTTTACGACAAGTACCCGGTCCATTGAATCAAATGAACTTGTATCAAGCAATGCATTGTGGTCCAGCGCCTATGGTTACTATACCTAATCAAAATGCCGGTGTGTTGAACGCAACACATACAAAGAAATTCCCTTCAATAGAATTacgaccaccaccaccaccaccaccaccacttgCAGCATCGACCCCAAATGTAATAGAAATTGAAAGTGATTCGGAGGAGGGAGTGGATGTTGGTCCATCTCGTGATTCGCGTTCTTTTAAGGATCATGTGGATAATAACAAAGCAGTACCTGTTGCTCTTGTGAGTTCCAAGAATAATTATAGTCAAAAGAAGCAGGACACGATCGAAAGATGCAACACCAAAACCCTTAATCAAAGGTTGTTATCTTATAGTCAAGAAGTTGATAGTATTTTATCTTGCCTAAAAGTTAAACTTCAAGATGTTTTCGATGTATGGAAACAAGAAGAATTAAAGAAACATGAATTGCATGAAGCACGTAACTCGATCAAACAGTTTCATCGTGAGATGCGTGATACCGTCACTCTATTAGCATGCATCAATGACAGAGTTGTACGAGAATACAATAGATGGAAAAGAAATCAAATAAAATCCGGCGCTGTTCAAGGTTTAGATAGTGATAGTACGTGTAGTAAAGTCAAGAATGAAGACATACCTCTTGATATGGTTTGTGTCAATGAGTCTGATTCAGATGTTGAAAGTGATCTGGAAAATAGTGTTATAATCCCGTCAGAGTTTGTTGGTTCCACGAGTATAGTAGAAGGAATAAAAAACTTTAGAAAACGAGCTACTGTGACTCGAGCTGTAGGTAACGACGAACCTATTTCATTAGTGGATAAATTTGTGCAGATTTATGACGTCGAATTGCGAGATTATGATAAATGCATAAGACCTACTGCTATGAAGGTGCCCGATCAACAGCCTGAAAGACAGTCCGATTCCTCAACATATTCTAATGAAAAGAAAAAACAGCCAAACGATTACGTAAAAGAGTTTcttaattatttacaaaatcgTGTTGAACCTGAAAACATTCAGAAAAAGGAGTCTAAAGATTTACCTAATCCTAACGAGACACCTTTAAAAGATTTGATAGAGGCTAATTCACCGTTCATTTCAGAGATGTTAGAAACTATGGATGAACCACCAGGCATctcgaataatattaataattcacagatttctgaTAATGGAGGTAATAATTCGAATTCTCCAGCAGTTGAAGAGATAACGAATTCAGTGAAGTCTAAATCTGTTGATAACTTTGAGCAAATGGTTAACAATATAAGTAATACAATACATAGTAAAAAAACAAAAGCACAAGAAAAAGACTTTTCTACTAGTGATGATATTCATGTGGTaaaagtattgaagaataacgaACAAGATTCAAGCAGGACTAAACGTCGTAGTATAAATTCATCGAAAAAGCGCAGAGATGGCTGCACTATCATCAGCaattaa
- the LOC143177627 gene encoding uncharacterized protein LOC143177627 isoform X1 — protein MFWMLCIEYREITIEYMFFNYFRLLQNTCKLSQQEIDEKINLDETKCCPRKSRRRKRRRLGSMSEDDEDATYRPHYVPVNPLKRKKRGRRPKYLILDGSTSNVSQSGVSEDSSIDQNELPPSLLSCEQTMVEVENTAINTDSVVTQSQTNSSPPKEPTVVQPNLYNTIVNVVASPNFLSPAPQVMPLRQVPGPLNQMNLYQAMHCGPAPMVTIPNQNAGVLNATHTKKFPSIELRPPPPPPPPLAASTPNVIEIESDSEEGVDVGPSRDSRSFKDHVDNNKAVPVALVSSKNNYSQKKQDTIERCNTKTLNQRLLSYSQEVDSILSCLKVKLQDVFDVWKQEELKKHELHEARNSIKQFHREMRDTVTLLACINDRVVREYNRWKRNQIKSGAVQGLDSDSTCSKVKNEDIPLDMVCVNESDSDVESDLENSVIIPSEFVGSTSIVEGIKNFRKRATVTRAVGNDEPISLVDKFVQIYDVELRDYDKCIRPTAMKVPDQQPERQSDSSTYSNEKKKQPNDYVKEFLNYLQNRVEPENIQKKESKDLPNPNETPLKDLIEANSPFISEMLETMDEPPGISNNINNSQISDNGGNNSNSPAVEEITNSVKSKSVDNFEQMVNNISNTIHSKKTKAQEKDFSTSDDIHVVKVLKNNEQDSSRTKRRSINSSKKRRDGCTIISN, from the coding sequence ATGTTTTGGATGCTCTGTATAGAGTATAGAGAAATTACAATTGAATACatgtttttcaattattttagaCTTCTACAAAATACTTGCAAGCTGAGTCAGCAAGAGAtagatgaaaaaataaatttagaTGAAACAAAATGTTGTCCGCGTAAAAGTAGGAGACGAAAACGTCGGAGACTTGGATCCATGTCTGAGGATGATGAAGACGCGACTTATAGGCCTCATTATGTACCAGTGAATCCCTTAAAACGTAAAAAGAGAGGTCGTAGACCGAAATATCTTATTCTTGATGGCAGTACATCGAATGTGTCGCAGAGTGGAGTGTCAGAAGATAGTTCTATTGATCAGAATGAACTACCACCGTCCTTACTATCATGCGAACAGACGATGGTCGAAGTTGAAAACACCGCTATTAACACAGACTCCGTCGTTACTCAATCTCAGACAAACTCATCGCCTCCTAAGGAGCCTACAGTTGTCCAGCCAAACTTATACAATACAATTGTGAATGTCGTCGCGTCGCCAAACTTTTTGTCACCTGCGCCCCAAGTAATGCCTTTACGACAAGTACCCGGTCCATTGAATCAAATGAACTTGTATCAAGCAATGCATTGTGGTCCAGCGCCTATGGTTACTATACCTAATCAAAATGCCGGTGTGTTGAACGCAACACATACAAAGAAATTCCCTTCAATAGAATTacgaccaccaccaccaccaccaccaccacttgCAGCATCGACCCCAAATGTAATAGAAATTGAAAGTGATTCGGAGGAGGGAGTGGATGTTGGTCCATCTCGTGATTCGCGTTCTTTTAAGGATCATGTGGATAATAACAAAGCAGTACCTGTTGCTCTTGTGAGTTCCAAGAATAATTATAGTCAAAAGAAGCAGGACACGATCGAAAGATGCAACACCAAAACCCTTAATCAAAGGTTGTTATCTTATAGTCAAGAAGTTGATAGTATTTTATCTTGCCTAAAAGTTAAACTTCAAGATGTTTTCGATGTATGGAAACAAGAAGAATTAAAGAAACATGAATTGCATGAAGCACGTAACTCGATCAAACAGTTTCATCGTGAGATGCGTGATACCGTCACTCTATTAGCATGCATCAATGACAGAGTTGTACGAGAATACAATAGATGGAAAAGAAATCAAATAAAATCCGGCGCTGTTCAAGGTTTAGATAGTGATAGTACGTGTAGTAAAGTCAAGAATGAAGACATACCTCTTGATATGGTTTGTGTCAATGAGTCTGATTCAGATGTTGAAAGTGATCTGGAAAATAGTGTTATAATCCCGTCAGAGTTTGTTGGTTCCACGAGTATAGTAGAAGGAATAAAAAACTTTAGAAAACGAGCTACTGTGACTCGAGCTGTAGGTAACGACGAACCTATTTCATTAGTGGATAAATTTGTGCAGATTTATGACGTCGAATTGCGAGATTATGATAAATGCATAAGACCTACTGCTATGAAGGTGCCCGATCAACAGCCTGAAAGACAGTCCGATTCCTCAACATATTCTAATGAAAAGAAAAAACAGCCAAACGATTACGTAAAAGAGTTTcttaattatttacaaaatcgTGTTGAACCTGAAAACATTCAGAAAAAGGAGTCTAAAGATTTACCTAATCCTAACGAGACACCTTTAAAAGATTTGATAGAGGCTAATTCACCGTTCATTTCAGAGATGTTAGAAACTATGGATGAACCACCAGGCATctcgaataatattaataattcacagatttctgaTAATGGAGGTAATAATTCGAATTCTCCAGCAGTTGAAGAGATAACGAATTCAGTGAAGTCTAAATCTGTTGATAACTTTGAGCAAATGGTTAACAATATAAGTAATACAATACATAGTAAAAAAACAAAAGCACAAGAAAAAGACTTTTCTACTAGTGATGATATTCATGTGGTaaaagtattgaagaataacgaACAAGATTCAAGCAGGACTAAACGTCGTAGTATAAATTCATCGAAAAAGCGCAGAGATGGCTGCACTATCATCAGCaattaa